The Aggregicoccus sp. 17bor-14 genome contains the following window.
GCTTCACACCCAAAGCAGGCGGGGGCGCCGGCGGCAGCCCGCTTGCTACCGGTATGCGTCAGTTGGGGCAGCCCCCGCCCGCAGGGGTCTGGAAGGCCTCGTCGTAGCTCGCGGCGCACTGCACCTGGCCTGCGCCGTCGTCGGCAATCGTGGTGCGCCCGCCCGCCAGCTGCGAGCCGCCCACCTGCACGCGCATCAGCGCCGCCGCCATCACCGTGCGCGTGGCCCCGGTGAGCTGGGAGGCGTGCACCTGCACCTGCAGCGTGTGGCCGGCCGGGTTCTCGCTGCCCAGCCCCACCGAGGACACCCGCTCGCCCTCGCTCGCGAAGCCCTGCAGCACGCTGCTGCGCACCTGCGCGCCCACCGAGTCCAGGTACAGCCCGGCGGCGTAGTCGCCCACGCTGCCCACCGCCTGCACTCCGTCCAGCGTCACCGCGGGCACGCTGCCCACGCCCGCGCGCCGGTCGATGGCGTACACGCCGTAGCTGCTGCTGTGCTCGGCCCCGCGCCCCAGCGCCGTCACCTGGCGCAGGGCGAGCATGCCCTCCTCCACGAAGACGGCGCGCACGGGGTGACCGCCCTGCGCGCTCGCGGTGGAGTCCACCAGCGCCGCGGCGCAGCCCTGGCAGCGCAGCCCCGCCACGTCTCCGGAAGCCGAGCTCGCCTCCAGCGTGAGCCGCGCGAGCGTGCCCGTGGCCCCGGTGAGCCAGGCGGCCGCGGTGAAGAAGCGGCCGTTGCGCGCGCGCAGCGCCACGTCCGAGAGCAGCAGGTCCGCCGCGCTCGAGCGCAGCGCGTAGGCCTGGGGCCCTCCGCCCGCGTCGTTCTCCACGGCGAGCGCGCGCAGCCCGGCGCCGGGCCCCTCCACCTGCAGCGCCGCCGCGTCCGCGCTGCTCGCGCGCAGCAGCGTGCTCGCTGCGCCCGCGCCCTCCAGGTGCACGTGCGCGGGCAGCACCAGCGGCTCGGCCCCCAGCGCGTACACGCCCGGCTCCAGCTGCACCCGCCAGGTCACGTCCCCTGCCGCGAGCGTGGCCGCCGCGCCGGGGCCACCGAGCTCCGCCAGCACCGTGCGCAGCGCGCGCCCGCTCTCCTCCGGGCTCGCCGCGGGGCTCACCACGCGGGTGCGCACGTAGGCGACGCCGCTGGGGCCCGGGGGGCCCGGGGGCCCCTGGGGACCGGCCACGCCCTGAGGTCCCTGCGGCCCGGGGGCTCCGTCATTGCCGGCCACCGAGGTGCGCAGGCCGTCGCCGCTGCTGCAGCCGGCGCCGAGGCCGGCCAGGACGACCGTGAGGACGGCGGCGGAGAGGGCGCGCATGGGCACTCCAGAGGGCTGCGGGTATGCAGCGAGATACGGACACCTTGCCTGCCTGCCAAGCGGGGGACCTGGATCCCGGCTTTCCCCGAGCTTCAACGTTCAGCAGCGGGCAGCGCAACTGTCCGCCCCCAACGCGCCTAGCGGCTGAAGCTCAGGTGCTGGCTGAAGGCGAGCGGCACGCCGGCGCCGCCCGAGAGCACCTTGCCGTCGAAGGCCACGTCGGCACTGCCGCTGCGCAGGGCCGCGGCGGCGCTCGCGGCGTGCAGGAAGTTGATCGTCACCGGCAGCATCACCTCGCGCGCCGCGCCCGCGCCGAAGCTGCCCAGGTCCCCGGTGGCCACGTTGCCCACGTTGGCGCCCGCGATGCGCAGCGCGCCGGTGAGCCCGTTGATGGGCAGCGCGAAGGCGTTGCGGTTGGTGATGGTGAGCGGCAGCTCCACCGTGGCGCTGGTGAGCCCCAGGCTCTTGATGCGCGGCGTGGAGAGCGCCACCTGCGGCAGCTTGGGCACCGCGAAGCTGCCCTCGTGCGCGAGCGGGAGGCTGACGATGCCCACCGGCGTCTGCAGGCCCAGCGAGCCTTCCGCGCGGTAGGCGGCCTGGTCCTTGGTGAAGAAGGTGCTGAGCACCGGCACCACGTCCGCGAACTTCACGCTCGCCGGGAACACCAGCTCGCTCGAGCCGTTCGCCGCCAGCTTCATCCCGCTGGGCGGGGTGCCGGCCACCATCTGCCGGCCCTCCACGAAGAGCGCGTAGCTCACCTGCGCAAGGTCCAGCCCCACCGGGTTGGGGTTCTCCACGTCGTACACGAGGTTGAGCGTGGCCCCCGAGAGGCTCACCGCGCCCAGGTCCGCGCGCTTGAAGGTGAGGCGCGGGCGCTGGAAGGCGCCGGCGAGCACCGAGTTGAGGCCTGCGCAGCCCGCGAGCGTGAGCAGGCAGGTGGCGGCGGTGAGCAGCAGGGCGCGGCGGCGGAGGGACGGGTTCATGGTCGACATGGCGTGGTGTCCCGGACGTGGGCCGGGGCCTCGGGATTCAACCACCCGGCCGCCCCGCGTGCCCGCGCGAATCGCGCGCGCGCTCCGACCGTGGAATGCTAAGTCGCCTGCTTGCTCACGCGGGCCTACACGCCCCGTGCACGGGAGAGTCTGGTCGATGCCCTCTGGAACGCGCCCGCTGCACCTCCTCCTGTGCCTGCCACTGCTGCTGCTCGCTGCCTCGTGCACGCGCTCGGCCGAGGCCCCGCGCCGCACGCTCGCGCTCGCCCCCTGCAAGCTCGAGGGGCTGAACACGCCCGCGCAGTGCGGCACGCTGGAGGTGTGGGAGGACCGCGCGGCGAAGCGCGGGCGCAAGGTGCCCCTGCGCGTCGCGGTGGTGCCCGCGCTCGCAGCGAGCCCCGAGCCGGACCCGGTGTTCCTGCTCGCCGGCGGCCCCGGCCAGGGCGCGGTGGACCTCGCGGGCACGGTGATGCCCCTGCTCGAGCGGCTGCGGCGCGAGCGCGACCTCGTCTTCGTGGACCAGCGCGGCACCGGCAAGAGCCGCCCGCTGGACTGCGACACCGACCCGCCGGACGCGGGCCTCAGCGCGCGCTACGCGGACACCTTCGACCCCGAGCCCCTGCGCCGCTGCCTCGCCGGCTACGACGCGGACCCGCGCCTCTACACCACGCCCCTCGCCATGGACGACCTGGACGAGGTGCGCGAGGCGCTCGGCTACGCGCGCATCGACCTGTACGGCGTCTCCTACGGCACGCGCGCCGCGCTCGTGTACCTGCGCCAGCACGGCGAGCACGCGCGCGCCGTGGTGCTCGACGGCGTGGCGCCCATGGGCCTCCTGCTGCCGCTCTACATGGCGCGCGACTCGCAGCGCGCCCTGGACCTGCTCTTCGCCCACTGCGCGAAGGACGCGCACTGCGCGCGCGCGTATCCCAATCTCAAAGAGCGCTTCGAGGCGCTGCTCGCGGGCCTGCGCCGCACCCCTGCGAAGACGCGCGTGGCCCACCCGCTCACCGGCGTGGAGGAGGACGTGACCATCCCCTTCGACGCCTTCGTGGGGGGCCTGCGCGGGCTGCTCTACATGTCCGAGGCCACCGCGCTGGTGCCCCTGGTGGTGGACCGCGCGGAGAAGGGGGACTGGGCGCCCTTCGTCGCCGTGACGGCGGGGCTGCAGGACGGCTTCGCGCAGGGCCTGAGCCTGGGCATGTTCTTCTCCGTCGTCTGCAGCGAGGACGCGCCCTTCATCACCGAAGAGGCCATCGCGCGCGAGGGCCGCGGCACCTGGGCGGGCGAGGGCTTCGCGCGCAAGCTCTTGCGCGGCTGCGAGGTGTGGCCGCGCGGGAAGGTGCCCGAGGACTACCTGAAGCCGGTGAGCTCGCCGGTGCCGGTGCTGCTGCTGAGCGGCGAGCTGGACCCGGTGACCCCGCCCTCCTGGGGCGAGGAGGCCGCGCGCCACCTGCCGCACAGCCTGCACGTGACGGTGCCCGGCGTGGGCCACAACACCCTGGTCATGGGCTGCGCGCGCAGCCTCATGGCGGACTTCATCGTGAAGGGCAGCGTGGAGGGGCTGCAGCCGCGCTGCGACCCGTCCCTGGGACGCCCGCCCTTCTTCACCTCCTTTGCCGGTCCCACTCCCTGAGAGCCTGAGGCGCCCCCCGCGATGATCGACGTGAAGAGGCTGCACAAGCGCTTCGGCAAGGTGACGGCGGTGGAGGAGGTCTCCTTCCGCGCCGAGGACGGCGTGGTGACGGGGCTGCTGGGCCCCAACGGCGCCGGCAAGACGACCACGCTGCGCATGCTCTACACGCTGGTGCGCCCGGACTCGGGCACCGCGAGCGTGGACGGGCACGACGTGGTGCAGGACCCCATGGAGGTGCGCCGCCGCCTCGGCGTGCTGCCGGATGCGCGCGGCCTCTCGCCGCGCCTCACCCCGCGCGAGCACGCGCGCTACTTCGGGCAACTGCACGGCCTCGAGGGCAAGGCGCTGGAAGCGCGGGTGGGGGAGCTGGTGGAGCTGCTGGACATGAAGGACATCGCGGACCGGCGCGCCGAGGGCTTCAGCCAGGGCGAGCGCATGAAGGTGGCGCTCCTGCGCGCGCTGGTGCACGGGCCGCAGAACGTGCTGCTGGACGAGCCCACCAACGGCCTGGACGTGATGAGCACGCGCGCGGTGCGCACGCTCATCCAGGGGCTCAAGGCGCAGGGGCGCTGCATCGTGTTCAGCAGCCACGTGATGCAGGAGGTGGCGGCGCTGTGCGACCGCATCGTGGTGGTGGCGCGCGGCCGGGTGGTGGCCGAGGGCAGCCCCGCGGAGCTGCGCGCGCGCACCGGCAAGGACAGCCTGGAGGAGGCCTTCGTGAGCGTCATCGGGACGGACGCGGGGCTCGCGTCATGAGGCAGCTGCGGGCGGTCCTGGGCAAGGAGCTGAAGGACCACGCGCGCGACCGGCGCTCGCTCACCAGCGCGCTGGTGGTGCCGCTGTTCGGCCCCTTCGTCTTCGGCGTGCTCTTCACCATGATGGCCGGCTGGTACCGCCAGGACCGGCCGCTGGAGCTGCCGGTGGTGGGCGCCCAGCACGCGCCCCACGTGGTCGCCGCCCTCAAGCGCGCGGGCGTCACGGTGGTCGACCCGCCGCAGGACTACGAGGCGAAGGTGCAGGACGGCACCCTGGACGCGGTGCTGGTCATCCCGGAGAAGTTCGCCGAGCGCTTCAGCGCGGGGAAGACCGCGGACCTGCAGCTGGTGGTGGACAACTCGCGCCAGCAGGGGCGTGGGCAGGTGAAGCGCGTGGAGGCGGCGCTGCAGAACTACGCGAGCGTGCTCGGCGCGCAGCGGCTGTTCGCGCGCGGGGTGAGCCCCACGCTCGCCGCGCCCATCCACGTGGAGGAGCTGGACCTCGCGACGCCGGAGAAGACGGCGGCGAGCCTGCTCAACATGATCCCCATCTTCCTCATCATGGCCGCCTTCGTGGGCGGGATGAACGTGGCCATCGACGCGACGGCCGGCGAGCGCGAGCGCGGCTCGCTCGAGCCCCTGCTGCTCAACCCCGTGCAGCGCGGCAGCGTGGTGGTGGGCAAGTGGCTCGCCACCGTGCTGATGGCCTGCGCCGCGGTGGGCGTGTGCCTCACCGCCTTCATGGGGGTGGTGCACCGCGTGCCGCTGCAGGACCTCGGCATCAAGGCGCACTTCGACGCCGTCACGGCCGCGGGCGTGCTGCTCGCGGTGCTGCCGCTCACGCTCGCCGCGAGCGCGCTGCAGATGACGGTGGCCACCTACGCGCGCTCGTTCAAGGAAGCGCAGACCTACCTGCAGCTCTTCCTCTTCATCCCCACCGTGCCGGGCTTCGTGCTCGCCTTCAACCCGGTGAAGCCCGCAGGCTGGATGTACGCGGTGCCCGCGCTCGCGCAGCAGCTGCTGGTGGGGGACGTGATGCGCGGCGAGCCGCCGAGCGCCCTGCGCTTCGGGCTGGGGCTCCTGGGCTGCCTCGCGCTCGCGGCCGTGGGGCTGCTGCTCACCACCCGGCTGCTCTCCGACGAGCGCATCGTGTTCGGGCGCAGCAGCTAGGGCTGGCACGTCCACAGGTGCGCGAGCACCGCGGCGTGGCCGAGCCCCGGCCGCGTCGCGTGCACGAGCGCGCCGTGCACGTAGGCGGCCGCCGCCTCGCAGGCCTCGGGCATCGCGAGGCCGCGGCACAGGTTCGCCGCCACCGCGGAGGCGAGCGTGCAGCCGGTGCCGTGGCCCTCGAGGTCGAGCCGCTCGTGGCGCAGCTCGCGGCGCACCTGCGCATCTCCGTAGCGGTCCACCATGGGGCCACTGCCCGGCAGGTGGCCGCCCTTGAGCAGCGCCGCGCGCGCGCCGAGCGCCAGCAGCGCCTCGAGCGCCGCGTCCGCGTCCTCGGCACTCTGGATGCGGCGGCCCAGCAGCCACTCGGCCTCGGGGATGTTCGGGGTGACGAGGCTCGCGCGCGGAAGCAGCCGGGTGCGCAGCGCCTCGTGCGCCGCGGGCTCCAGCAGCCGCGCGCCCGAGGTGGCCACCATCACGGGATCCACGACGAGCGGCAGGTCGGCGTGGGCCTCCAGCGCGTCCGCCACGGTGTGGATGACCTCCGCGTTGGCGAGCATGCCCAGCTTCACCGCACCCACGCGGAAGTCCGCGAAGAGCGCGTCCAGCTGCGCGCGCAGGAAGGCGACCGGCGGCACGTGCACCGCCGTCACCCCGCGGGTGTTCTGCGCGGTGAGCGCGGCGATGGCCGAGAGCCCGTGCACCCCGTGCGCGGCGAAGGTCTTGAGGTCCGCCTGGATGCCGGCGCCCCCGCCCGAGTCCGAGCCGGCGATGGTGAGGGCCGCGACGGGCCGCGAGTCGGGGGCGTTCATGGCGGCGCAGTGTGCCAGCGCCCTCCCGCTCCGAGGAGCCGCAAAGTGCGGCCTGGGTGCGCGCTCTCCCTACCCGCGCGAGGGCCGCCTGTGGCCGCTCGCCTGCTCCGGGGGTCTCCGAGGACTCACTTTTTCCCGGGCCCCGCGCTCGGGCACAGTCCCGGTGTCTCCGCCATGCTCGAGCCGCTCGCCGCCCCCCCGCCCTCCGCCCGCACCAAAGGCTTCGTGCTGGAGAGCCTCTTTCGCGGGCTGCAGGTGCAGGGCGGCTTCCTCGATGACCTGCGCCAGGCGGGCTACGACCCCTTCCGGCCCGAGGTGAGCTACGGCACCCAGGTGATGCGCCGCTGCCTCGACGTGGCCCACCGCCACCTCTTCCCCACGCTGAGCAAGGAGGAGGGGCGGCGGCAGCTGGGGCGGCGCTTCGTGCAGGGCTTCGCCGAGACGCAGCTGGGCAAGATGGTGGTGTCCGGCCTGCCGCTCATCGGCCCGGTGCGCTACCTGCGCCGCTTCCCCGAGCACGTGAAGATGGACGCGCGCGAGGAGGCGCGCGTCACGGCCGTGCAGCTGGGCGAGCGCAGCTTCCGCATGGAGTTCCGCGGCGATGCCTTCCTCACGCCGGACTTCATGAGCGGCGTGCTCGAGGAGGGGCTGCGCCTCACCCAGGTGGAGCCCACGCTGAGCGCCGAGGCCCGCGGGCGCGGCGACTTCGACCTGCTGGTGAGCTGGTAGCCGAAAGCGGCGTCGGGGCATGGCGCGGGGCGCTCGTGCGGGGCTAGAAGCGCCCCCCATGCTCCTCCTGGACCCCGCCGCCGCCCCTGCCCCGGAAGTCGTACTGCCCCCCGTGCCCGCCTCCGTCGCGGACGCGAGCGGCACGCCGCGCTTCGGCACCTACGCCGGGGAGCTCGCGCGCGTGGACCTCGGCGCGCTCTCCGGGCGCTGGGCGCTGCCGCTCGCGCTGCGCCCCTTCAAGCGCAAGCGCTGGCTGTACAGCTTCGTCGCCACGCAGGAGGTGATTGCCTTGAGCGCCGTGGTGGACCTGGGCTACGGGGCCAACGCCTTCGCCGTCGCGTACGACCTGAAGGCGCGCCGCGCACTCGCGGACCTCTCCATGCTGGGTGTGCCCGGAGTGCTCTCGGCCGTGGGGGACTGCCCCGCCGAGGGTGCCCACGCGCGCTTCGACACGCTGGGGGCGCGCCTGCGCGTGCGCCGCGAGGCGGGCGCGAGCGAGTACGGACTGGAGGTGTCGGCGGCCGGTGTGCGCACGGGCTCGGGGCCGCTGCGGCTGAGGGCGCGCCTGCACACGCAGGACGCCGCGCCCGCGCTCACCGTGGTGGCGCCGGTGGAGGGCGACGGCCGGGTGAACGTGACGCAGAAGCGCAGCGCGCTGCTCACCTCCGGCACGCTGGAGGCGGACGGGCGCACCTGGTCGCTCGAGGGCGGGGTGGGCGGCATGGACTACACGCAGGGCTACCTCGCGCGGCACACCGCGTGGCGCTGGGCGTTCGCCGCCGGAAGGCTTCCGGACGGCACGCCCGTGGGGCTGAACCTGGTGGAGGGCTTCAACGACTCGGCGAGCGAGGCGAACGAGAACGCGCTGTGGGTGGGCGGGCGGCTCTTCCCGCTGTCCCGCGCGCGCTTCGGCTACACGCGCGGGCAGCTGCTCGAGCCGTGGACCGTGCGCACCGAGGACGGCGCGGTGGACCTGCGCTTCGAGCCCCTGCACGTGCACCGCGAGGAGAAGAACCTCAAGGTGGTGGTGAGCCACTTCGCCCAGCCGCTGGGGCTCTTCACGGGCACGCTGCGCGTGGGCGGGCGCACGCTCGAGGTGAGCGCTCTCCCGGGCGTGACGGAAGAGCAGGACATGCGCTGGTAAGGTCCCCTCTCCCTCTGGGAGAGGGTGAGGGAAGTGCGCAGTGCTACCGTGCGTCCCATGCTCCCTGTCCTGTTGCTCGTCGCCCTCGCCGCAGAGCCGCGCCCCTTCGAGACCACCGCGCTCTCGGTGGACGTGGACTTCACCTGCCGCACGCACGTGACGCGCAGCCTCGTGCTCACGCCGGAGACCCAGGCCCTCCTCGAGGTACCCAAGGGCTGCCCCGACGCGGGTCGCGCGTGGCGCCTCATGCTGCAGTGCCGCGAGGGCCAGTGCACGGGCGCGGTACTCGCGGAGGCGGGAAGCATCGCGCGCGTGCACGGGCCGCAGGGGAGGCTCTCCGTCACGCCGCTTGCGAAGGAGCACCCGGCCACGCTCGAGCGCCTGCGCGTGCGGGTGACCTCGCAGCAGTCCCTTCACGTGGAGGCAGAGGACCTGCGTCAGCGCCCACTCGAGCTGCGCTTCCATGCGGCCCCCTACAGCGTCTCGTACACGGTGGACACGGTGATGACGGAGGTGCCCACCCCGAAGCGAGGCTCGAACGCGCGGCTGGTGGTGCAGGCGGAGCGCGCGGACCTGGACCACGCGCGCGTGCGGGTGTGGAACGAGCGGCAGGAGCTGCTGGTCGAGCGGACGCTGCGGTTCGAGGAGCCGGTGTCACTCGACTGCGCACGCAGCGCCGGCTGGTGCACGGGGGAGGCGGAGCTCTCGGTGCGTGAGGCACACCCGCGCTGAAGACGGGGAATCCCGGAGAGCAGCCGAGCGCCCGTGCCTTGCGATTGCGGGCAGGCGCTGATACCTGCGGCGCCGTGGAGATCTACCGAGAGTTCACCTTCGAGTCCGCGCACCGGCTGCCCCACGTTCCGGAGGGGCACAAGTGCGCGCGCCTGCACGGCCACAGCTACCGCGTGCAGGTGCACGTGAGCGGGCCGGTGGGCGAGCAGAGCGGGTGGATCATGGACTTCGCCGAGCTGCGCGAGGCCTTCGCCCCGCTGCTGGCCCAGCTGGACCACTACTACCTCAACGAGATTCCGGGCCTCGAGAACCCCACCAGCGAGAACCTCGCGCGGTGGATCTGGCGCCGGCTCAAGCCCACGCTGCCGCAGCTCTCCGCCGTGCAGGTCCGCGAGACCTGCCTCTCCGGCTGCATCTACCGCGGCGAGCACGAGTAGCGCGCGCTCAGCCCATCGACATCGACCCTTATCCGCTGCCTTCCTGAAGAAGGCAGCGGGAGGACGCGGGCCTACGCCTTCACGAGCTCGATGGGCTGGCCCTCGGGCACGTGGTCCATCGCCGCGCTGTTCATGCAGTAGCGCAGGCCCGTGGGGGGCGGGCCGTCCGGGAACACGTGGCCGAGGTGCCCGTCGCAGCGCGCGCAGCGCACCTCGATGCGGATCATCCCGTAGGAGGTGTCGCGGATCTCCGTCACCGAGTCCTGCGACACCGGCTTCGTGAAGGAGGGCCACCCGGTGCCCGACTCGAACTTCTCGCCGCTCTTGAACAGCGGGTTGTGGCAGCCCGCGCACACGTAGGTGCCCGGCGTCTTCGTGCCCAGGAAGCAGCCCGTGCCAGGGCGCTCGGTGCCGTGGTGACGCAGCACCTGGTACTGCTCGGGCGTGAGGCGCTGCTTCCACTGCGCATCCGTCAGGACCAGCTTGTCGGCCATGGTTTCCTCAGGGAAAGGGGGAAGGGGTGTCGGAGCGGTACGCGCGAGCGGCGCGCCGGTTACACACTAAGCCGCCCGTGCCCGCGCAGCAGCCCTTCCAGCTTGCGCCGCGCGCGCTCCGTCAGCCCGTAGCTCGCCCACTCCTCTTCCAGCAGCTCCAAAGTCCCGTGTCCGCTCACGAAGCCGTTGAGGCGCGCGGCCACCGTGGACTCGCGCAGGGCCTCGTCCGAGTAACCCGCGAGCTCCTGCAGAAGGTCCGCGTGCCGGCGCAGCGCGTACTTCTGGTGGTAGTCCTCCGCCGGGCAGAAGCGCCCGAGCGGCTCCAGCGCCGTGAGCACCCGCTTGCCCAGCGAGCGCTCGACCTCGTCGCGCGTGCGACGCGCAGTCGCCTCCTGCTCACTTCCCGCGTACCAGAGCGCCGCGCGGTACTGCTGCGCGTACGCCGGGCGCTGAGGACGGTGCGCCGCCCAGAAGTGGCCGAGCACTTCCGCGTAGGACATCCGCGAAGGATCGAAGTCCACCTGCAGCGCCTCGGTGTGGTCGCCGAGCGCGTGGTACGTGGGGTCCGCGAGCGTGCCGCCCGTGTAGCCCACGCGGGTGCGAACGACTCCAGGGAGACACCCGAACCGGGCGTCCGGGGTCCAGAATCACCCGACGGCGAAGGTGGCCGTCTCCACGCGCGGGGGCTGCTGAAGGTCCAGGGGCCGGGTCATGGGCGAAGCTCCGGTGAGGCGAGGTCTGGGGAGAACGCGTCCCACGCCGGGGCTGTTCCACGGGGCTGCGAAGCATCCACGCCCGCGCGCTCGCGCCGCGCCAGCGCCTCCAGCTCGAGCACCGCGCGGTCGGTCCGCTGCTCCGCGCGCAGGGTCTCCGCGAAGCGCCGTGCCGCGGCCCGGAACTGCGGCTCGGACAGCAGGCGCTGCAGCTTCCGGCGCAGCCGGGCGGGCGAGCTGCCGGGCGAGGCGGTCAGCCCTGCGCCCAGGGCCGCGGCACGCGCAGCGTTGTCGAGCTGGTCGCGCCCCAGCGGCACCGAGAGCACGGGCACCCCGTGCGCGAGCGCCTTGATGACGCTCCCGTGCCCACCGTGGCACGCCATCAGCGCCGCCTGGGGGAGCACCGCGGCGTGGGGCACGGAGCTCACCGTCACCACGTTGGGTGCGGAGGGAAGCTCGCGGGGTGTGAGCTGGCCTCCCGTGGTGACGAGTGCGCGCACGGGCAGCGGCGCCACGGCCTCGATGAGGCGGGCGGTGGGGCCCTGCTGGTTCTGGAAGGTGGAGCCGAGCGAGACGAGCACCAGGGGCCGCGCATCCCCGGGCTCCCACGGCGCGCTCGAGCGCTCTGTCCAGGCCGGGTCCTCCAGCTCGGGGCCCACGTACACGGCGTTGGGCGGGAGCCGCACCGGGAAGTCGAAGGCGGGGCTGGTCTGCACCAGGAGCCGGGTGGCGGTGAGCCACTGCTCGTAGAAGTGGGCGAGCGGCCGCAGCCCGAGCGCGCTGCGCTGGGCGTTGAGCCGCGCGAGCCCCCCGCGGTCGAACATGCGGGTGAGCATGCGCCAGAGCAGCCGGTCCCGCGTGCGCCCCAGCAGGCCCGGATGCGGGCGGAGCCCGAGCCCTATCGGCACCGCGCCTCCGACCGGGAGCTGGAAGGGGGTGTGCACGAGCACGGCGTACGGAAGGCCGCTGCGCTCGGCGGCCGGAAGCGCGCCCAGCACGAGGAAGTCCACCACCGCGGCATCCGGCCGGAGGTCCGCGAGCTGCTCGGCGGCGTCGCGCGTGTAGCGCGAGAGCGGGCCGAAGAAGAGGTGCTCGCCGAGGCGCGCGAAGCGCTGGGTGGGGCTGCGGCCCTCCCAGTCCCGCACGAGGTCCCGCTCCCGGCTGCGCATGTCCTGGTGGGGGGCATGGCGGAAGGGCGCGAAGTCACAGCCTGCGCGCTGCGCGCCCGCGGCGAGCGACGGGTCACCCAGCACCCGCACCTCGTGGCCGCGCGCGACGAGCCGCCGCGCCACCGCCAGCTGCGGGGGAACGTTGCCCCCGCCCTCGATCATCACGAACAGGAACCTGCTCATCGCGTCCTCCTGGGGCCGGGCGA
Protein-coding sequences here:
- a CDS encoding glycosyltransferase gives rise to the protein MSRFLFVMIEGGGNVPPQLAVARRLVARGHEVRVLGDPSLAAGAQRAGCDFAPFRHAPHQDMRSRERDLVRDWEGRSPTQRFARLGEHLFFGPLSRYTRDAAEQLADLRPDAAVVDFLVLGALPAAERSGLPYAVLVHTPFQLPVGGAVPIGLGLRPHPGLLGRTRDRLLWRMLTRMFDRGGLARLNAQRSALGLRPLAHFYEQWLTATRLLVQTSPAFDFPVRLPPNAVYVGPELEDPAWTERSSAPWEPGDARPLVLVSLGSTFQNQQGPTARLIEAVAPLPVRALVTTGGQLTPRELPSAPNVVTVSSVPHAAVLPQAALMACHGGHGSVIKALAHGVPVLSVPLGRDQLDNAARAAALGAGLTASPGSSPARLRRKLQRLLSEPQFRAAARRFAETLRAEQRTDRAVLELEALARRERAGVDASQPRGTAPAWDAFSPDLASPELRP